Proteins encoded by one window of Hyphomicrobium nitrativorans NL23:
- a CDS encoding LuxR C-terminal-related transcriptional regulator has product MTDTAIEPTPSEDRAHDAQHAKLFTGAQRRVLKLLCQGLKNSEIADRIGVKETTIKATVSSILRKLQVYSRTQAVVRVCQEGMVAADWCAGTDFGPLDLQSVRSAIDVPASAVRRVHAVTKREMKVLDMVSQGLSNKEIAFRLGVREGTVKAHMGSILRKLGVSSRTKLAIEISKLQTAAARSRSNVVSDESKPS; this is encoded by the coding sequence ATGACCGATACCGCCATCGAGCCCACGCCAAGCGAGGATCGCGCCCATGACGCGCAGCACGCGAAACTCTTCACCGGCGCACAACGGCGCGTTCTAAAACTGCTTTGCCAAGGGCTTAAGAACTCCGAAATCGCAGACAGAATCGGAGTGAAGGAAACGACGATCAAGGCCACCGTGAGCAGTATCCTGCGAAAGCTTCAGGTGTACTCGCGCACCCAGGCTGTCGTCCGCGTGTGCCAGGAAGGCATGGTGGCCGCGGACTGGTGCGCCGGCACCGACTTCGGCCCGCTCGATCTGCAGTCTGTACGTTCGGCCATTGATGTTCCGGCGAGCGCGGTTCGACGCGTGCACGCGGTGACAAAACGCGAGATGAAGGTTCTGGACATGGTGAGCCAGGGCCTCTCGAACAAAGAAATCGCATTCCGGCTCGGCGTCCGCGAGGGCACCGTCAAGGCGCATATGGGAAGCATTCTTCGGAAGCTTGGCGTCAGTTCGCGAACAAAGCTTGCGATCGAGATTTCCAAGCTGCAAACGGCAGCGGCACGCTCGCGTTCGAATGTTGTGAGCGACGAAAGCAAGCCATCGTAA